One stretch of Streptomyces sp. 135 DNA includes these proteins:
- a CDS encoding class I adenylate-forming enzyme family protein translates to MTVDVPALASAELVHDLLLRAADVHRDRPSVRDHDGAWSYAELHENAHRAAGWLDGLGLRRGMRLLCLLPGSRDFAALLFGAMSRGVILVPVAEHASAYQLRHLLADADPAAVVTTADRVAELTDVTSVPVLAPAYADVPPAAATGPAATPDDPALLVYTSGTTARPKGIVCPHGAVVWAARAVAERVGYLPTDVVYCRVPVSFDYGLYQLFLAVLAGAEVVYPHGAASARELVAIRGAGATVVPVVPTLALLLARLGERDPRPTSVRLLTNTGAALTGRDAERVRAAFPDAALICMYGMSECKRISIAAPDEDLAFPGTVGRPLRGTRLFVVGRDGEPVACGGVGEIVVAGPHVMAGYWGPAAAAEQRERFVAAPDGVGRALRTGDFGWVDEGGRLYFHGRRDDLFKRRGWRVSCQEVESAAQDVEGVEQAACVPPGPDGTFTVWTTGAAAPDEVLLGIGARLGAAKTPDRCVPVERMPLTANGKVDKAALEAGSFGG, encoded by the coding sequence ATGACTGTCGACGTCCCGGCCCTCGCCTCCGCCGAGTTGGTCCACGACCTGCTCCTGCGCGCCGCCGACGTCCACCGGGACCGCCCCTCGGTCCGGGACCACGACGGCGCCTGGTCGTACGCGGAACTCCACGAGAACGCCCACCGCGCGGCCGGCTGGCTCGACGGTCTCGGGCTGCGGCGCGGGATGCGGCTGCTCTGCCTGCTCCCCGGCAGCCGTGATTTCGCGGCGCTGCTCTTCGGCGCGATGTCCCGGGGCGTCATCCTTGTTCCGGTGGCCGAGCACGCGTCCGCGTACCAGCTGCGCCACCTGCTGGCGGACGCGGACCCGGCCGCGGTCGTGACCACCGCGGACCGGGTTGCGGAGCTCACCGACGTCACGTCGGTGCCGGTGCTCGCCCCGGCGTACGCCGATGTGCCGCCCGCGGCGGCGACCGGGCCGGCGGCGACGCCCGACGATCCGGCCCTGCTGGTGTACACGTCGGGGACGACCGCCCGGCCCAAGGGGATCGTGTGCCCGCACGGGGCGGTCGTCTGGGCCGCACGTGCCGTCGCCGAGCGCGTCGGGTACCTGCCGACCGACGTCGTGTACTGCCGGGTGCCGGTCTCCTTCGACTACGGCCTGTACCAACTGTTCCTGGCGGTGCTCGCCGGGGCCGAGGTGGTCTACCCGCACGGCGCGGCGTCCGCGCGCGAACTGGTCGCGATCCGCGGCGCGGGGGCCACCGTGGTGCCCGTGGTGCCCACGCTCGCCCTCCTCCTGGCGCGGCTCGGCGAGCGCGACCCGCGCCCCACGTCGGTGCGGTTGCTGACCAACACCGGCGCCGCCCTGACCGGCCGGGACGCCGAGCGGGTCCGGGCCGCTTTCCCGGACGCCGCCCTGATCTGCATGTACGGCATGAGCGAGTGCAAGCGGATCTCGATCGCCGCGCCGGACGAGGACCTGGCGTTCCCCGGTACGGTCGGCCGACCGCTGCGGGGAACGCGGCTCTTCGTCGTCGGCCGGGACGGCGAGCCGGTTGCGTGCGGCGGCGTCGGTGAGATCGTCGTCGCCGGGCCGCACGTGATGGCCGGGTACTGGGGGCCCGCGGCAGCAGCGGAGCAGCGCGAGCGCTTCGTCGCCGCGCCGGACGGCGTGGGCAGGGCCCTGCGCACGGGCGACTTCGGGTGGGTCGACGAGGGCGGCAGGCTCTACTTCCACGGTCGGCGCGACGACCTCTTCAAGCGGCGCGGCTGGCGGGTGAGCTGCCAGGAGGTGGAGAGCGCCGCCCAGGACGTCGAGGGGGTCGAGCAGGCGGCGTGCGTCCCGCCGGGCCCGGACGGAACGTTCACCGTCTGGACGACCGGGGCCGCGGCGCCGGACGAGGTGCTGCTCGGCATCGGCGCACGCCTCGGCGCGGCCAAGACGCCTGATCGCTGTGTCCCGGTGGAGCGAATGCCGCTCACGGCGAACGGGAAGGTCGACAAAGCGGCATTGGAGGCCGGCTCCTTCGGCGGCTGA
- a CDS encoding aminoglycoside phosphotransferase family protein produces MSAGWQADVVGEARHVLEATYGIRPRSVERLTRDSPNQIWRCATADGTYTLKRLGRPGQDRWLAFQDAAIARAARYGVPAEPLIRAADGSPTAAADGALWQLRRYVPGRHFRDGDPADLRAAAETVAAVHAVPVDGLPEAGANPIQDMEFWLAADESAVDELGELVSAVASSALWDEVNDAWRTAYRRARATLDLPAYQSLPVTLTHGEIAGSNLVFDDEDRLISLLDWDGVDVRPRVYDLARAVLFLARTGRGSFRVHRDLAADLVLRATAADPPGPDELRAIVPVLELYCVPTARYVRQMAKTGPATLTWYLRWTAEGARTVRDNVLPAVTRLAEHLERTGAVRADRS; encoded by the coding sequence GTGAGCGCCGGCTGGCAGGCGGACGTCGTGGGCGAGGCGCGCCACGTTCTCGAAGCGACGTACGGCATCAGACCGCGGTCGGTCGAGCGGCTGACCCGCGACAGCCCCAACCAGATCTGGCGGTGCGCCACGGCCGACGGGACGTACACGCTGAAACGGCTGGGCCGGCCGGGGCAGGACCGCTGGCTGGCCTTCCAGGACGCGGCCATCGCGCGCGCCGCGCGGTACGGCGTGCCGGCCGAACCCCTGATCCGGGCGGCGGACGGCTCCCCCACCGCGGCGGCGGACGGCGCCCTGTGGCAGTTGCGCCGCTACGTACCCGGCCGGCACTTCAGGGACGGCGACCCGGCGGACCTGCGCGCGGCTGCCGAGACTGTCGCCGCCGTCCACGCGGTACCGGTGGACGGCCTGCCGGAGGCCGGTGCCAACCCGATCCAGGACATGGAGTTCTGGCTCGCCGCCGATGAGTCGGCCGTCGACGAGCTGGGCGAGCTGGTGTCCGCGGTCGCGTCCTCCGCACTGTGGGACGAGGTGAACGACGCCTGGCGCACCGCCTACCGGCGGGCGCGGGCCACCCTGGACCTGCCCGCGTACCAGTCGCTGCCCGTGACGCTCACGCACGGCGAGATCGCCGGCTCCAACCTCGTCTTCGACGACGAGGACCGGCTGATCTCGCTGCTCGACTGGGACGGCGTGGACGTCCGGCCACGGGTCTACGACCTCGCCCGGGCGGTGCTCTTCCTCGCCCGGACCGGCCGGGGGAGTTTCCGTGTCCACCGGGACCTCGCCGCCGACCTGGTGCTGCGCGCCACGGCGGCGGACCCGCCGGGACCCGACGAACTGCGGGCGATCGTGCCCGTTCTCGAACTGTACTGCGTCCCCACGGCCCGTTACGTGCGGCAGATGGCGAAGACCGGCCCCGCCACGCTCACGTGGTACCTGCGGTGGACGGCGGAAGGGGCCCGCACGGTGCGGGACAACGTCCTGCCGGCCGTGACCCGGCTCGCCGAGCACCTCGAACGCACGGGCGCGGTCCGGGCGGACCGCTCCTAG
- a CDS encoding class I SAM-dependent methyltransferase, which produces MVRLRGGDDSALRHVDNVYYDGPHYDQRYATYTHDIGFWREAARSNGGPVLELAAGTGRLSLPIAEHGIDVVGMDVAPGMIDQAVRKRGPSRATPTFLVGDMRRFELGRRFGLVMIACSSVCHLLSDEDALSCFTSAARHMRPDGTFAIDVAAPRHETARADARWKSRFSYDHPVTGHLVTVRGRRTYSPASRLLTDEMEYTFTEDGRTEHATRVSRMYSADDLAELLGRAGLRVERTFGDFDGGPLTADSTTHILMCSLGGPGRTP; this is translated from the coding sequence GTGGTGAGGCTGCGCGGGGGCGACGACAGCGCGCTGCGCCACGTGGACAACGTCTATTACGACGGCCCGCACTACGACCAGCGCTACGCGACGTACACGCACGACATCGGCTTCTGGCGCGAGGCGGCCCGGTCCAACGGCGGACCCGTACTCGAACTGGCAGCGGGCACCGGCCGGTTGAGCCTGCCCATCGCCGAACACGGCATCGACGTCGTCGGCATGGACGTCGCCCCGGGCATGATCGACCAGGCCGTGCGCAAGCGCGGCCCGTCCAGGGCCACCCCGACGTTCCTCGTCGGTGACATGCGCCGCTTCGAGCTCGGCCGGCGTTTCGGCCTGGTGATGATCGCGTGCAGCAGCGTCTGCCACCTGCTGTCCGACGAGGACGCGCTGAGCTGCTTCACCTCCGCCGCGCGGCACATGCGGCCCGACGGGACCTTCGCCATCGACGTGGCGGCCCCCCGGCACGAGACCGCACGCGCCGACGCCAGGTGGAAGAGCCGTTTCTCCTACGACCACCCGGTGACCGGCCACCTGGTGACGGTGCGCGGACGTCGGACGTACAGCCCCGCGTCCCGGCTGCTGACGGACGAGATGGAGTACACGTTCACCGAGGACGGCAGGACCGAGCACGCCACCCGCGTGAGCCGGATGTACTCCGCCGACGACCTCGCCGAGCTCCTGGGCCGGGCAGGTCTGAGGGTGGAACGCACCTTCGGAGACTTCGACGGCGGCCCCCTCACGGCCGACTCCACGACTCACATCCTCATGTGTTCGCTCGGCGGCCCGGGCCGCACGCCCTGA
- a CDS encoding aldo/keto reductase, which yields MEHTHLGRTGLVVSRLGLGTMNFGSHTSEPDSHAIMDSALDLGINFFDTADIYGRKSGPGGTEALIGRWFGHGGGRRDKVVLATKVYGKTGDWPNDRGLSARHIIKACDASLGRLGTDWIDVYQMHHVDRSTPWDEIWEAMATLVAQGKVRYVGSCNFAGWHLTAAQAVARERHLLGLVSEQCLYNLFARYVELEVVPAASALGLGVLPWSPLHGGLLSGVLRRQAEGSTVRSTGARAADDLRRGARAIAAYEKLCAELGQDPSVVALAWLLGRPGVTAPIIGPRTAEQLTVSTAALTFELDDAVTARLDELFPPPGKGGPAPEAWAW from the coding sequence ATGGAACACACCCACCTCGGACGCACCGGGCTCGTCGTCAGCCGACTCGGCCTGGGAACCATGAACTTCGGCTCGCACACCAGCGAGCCGGACAGTCACGCGATCATGGACAGTGCGCTCGACCTCGGCATCAACTTCTTCGACACGGCCGACATCTACGGTCGCAAGTCCGGTCCCGGCGGCACCGAGGCCCTGATCGGGCGGTGGTTCGGCCACGGCGGCGGCCGGCGCGACAAGGTGGTGCTCGCCACCAAGGTGTACGGCAAGACCGGCGACTGGCCCAACGACCGCGGCCTCTCCGCGCGGCACATCATCAAGGCGTGCGACGCCTCCCTCGGACGACTCGGCACCGACTGGATCGACGTCTACCAGATGCACCACGTCGACCGCTCGACCCCGTGGGACGAGATCTGGGAGGCGATGGCGACGCTGGTGGCGCAGGGCAAGGTGCGCTACGTGGGCTCCTGCAACTTCGCGGGCTGGCACCTGACCGCGGCCCAGGCCGTGGCACGTGAACGTCACCTCCTGGGCCTGGTGTCGGAGCAGTGCCTGTACAACCTGTTCGCCCGCTACGTGGAGCTCGAAGTCGTCCCGGCGGCGTCCGCCCTCGGCCTCGGCGTGCTGCCGTGGTCCCCGCTGCACGGCGGTCTGCTGTCCGGAGTGCTGCGCCGCCAGGCCGAGGGCTCCACGGTGCGCTCCACCGGCGCCCGCGCTGCCGACGACCTCCGGCGCGGGGCACGGGCGATCGCCGCGTACGAGAAGCTCTGCGCCGAGCTCGGCCAGGACCCCTCCGTGGTCGCGCTCGCCTGGCTGCTCGGCCGGCCCGGCGTCACCGCGCCCATCATCGGCCCCCGGACCGCGGAACAGCTGACGGTCTCGACCGCGGCGCTCACCTTCGAACTCGACGACGCGGTGACCGCCCGGCTCGACGAGCTGTTCCCACCGCCGGGAAAGGGGGGACCGGCACCCGAAGCGTGGGCATGGTGA
- a CDS encoding SDR family oxidoreductase — protein MRGLDGKVAVVTGGAQGIGRAVVDRLVHEGVAVTIADAHPEFGPSAEAEVTAAGGTAWHALTDVSDEEQVAAAVAGTVQRHGRVDFLVNCAAVFIMRGVNATVDEWRRSNDVNIMGQALCVKHVVPHMADRGGAIVNIASISGHIAQPDYVVYNAAKAAVANMTRCMALDLADRKIRVNAVNPGTVWNANNERFHRDVLGMTRENAEKDPEIGGRHMLKRVADPEEIAGPIAFLLSDDASFITGENLMIDGGYTAM, from the coding sequence ATGCGCGGGTTGGACGGGAAGGTCGCCGTCGTCACCGGCGGCGCCCAGGGCATCGGCCGAGCCGTCGTCGACCGGCTGGTCCACGAGGGCGTCGCGGTGACCATCGCCGACGCACATCCGGAGTTCGGTCCCTCGGCCGAGGCCGAGGTGACGGCCGCGGGCGGCACCGCCTGGCACGCACTCACGGACGTGTCGGACGAGGAGCAGGTGGCCGCAGCGGTGGCAGGCACGGTCCAGCGGCACGGCCGGGTCGACTTCCTCGTGAACTGCGCCGCCGTGTTCATCATGCGCGGCGTGAACGCCACGGTCGACGAGTGGCGCCGCAGCAACGACGTGAACATCATGGGCCAGGCGCTGTGCGTCAAGCACGTGGTGCCGCACATGGCCGACCGGGGCGGCGCGATCGTGAACATCGCCTCGATCTCCGGACACATCGCGCAACCCGACTACGTGGTGTACAACGCGGCGAAAGCGGCTGTCGCCAACATGACCCGCTGCATGGCCCTGGACCTGGCGGACCGGAAGATCCGGGTCAACGCCGTCAACCCGGGAACGGTGTGGAACGCGAACAACGAACGTTTCCACCGCGACGTACTGGGAATGACGCGGGAAAACGCCGAAAAGGACCCCGAGATCGGCGGTCGGCACATGCTGAAGCGGGTGGCGGACCCCGAGGAGATAGCGGGTCCGATCGCATTCCTTCTTTCCGATGACGCCAGTTTCATCACCGGGGAGAATCTCATGATCGATGGTGGTTACACCGCTATGTGA